The Triticum aestivum cultivar Chinese Spring chromosome 5A, IWGSC CS RefSeq v2.1, whole genome shotgun sequence genomic sequence CACCAGAGGGGAGCTTGATCCTGCATAAACAGAACATGAGTAACTGTGTCTAAATATTTGTACAGCAGAAGAATTCATCAAAAGCATCAGTCCATCAGGCAACATAACCAAAGATACACATATGATCTCGTACTGACAAGGAAATGATAACAAGAAATGGTCCACGTATATGTAAACGCTAGTGATCATAATTCTTAAAGCACGGTAAGCCAATCTGAAGACAGAAGCAGGATAATATAGTTAGAGATCACATGTCTAACAAGATAACAGAAGATAAAGCATATCATGACAAGTTCAAGGATAACAGAAGAAAGCATATCATGTACAATTCTAGGTTAACAGAAGAGCAAGCATATGGTAACAGCTGCAGATTATACAATGAACAGGAGACATCTCAAGGCTCAACGACAGAATGAGTTCCTAAGAATTTGTCTTTGATAGATTAACAAGCATATGAAGCACACACATTTAAGGTTTCCAATCTTTAATCAATTAAAGAGCATCTAAATCACCCATGAGAAGCAGTGAACGAACATATATTCAGATCAAACTATGAGCATTTAATCATTTCCTACAGCAAATCACATACATAAAATCTAGTGACAGTTACTACCAGGAGAACGTCAGCTCTAACCATGGTCATGTACTTTAGATAGAGGGGTGAGAGGAAAGGTAACAGTACCTTGAGGTGCCGTTGTCAGGGTTGTGGCTGATGACGATGGCGTAGTCACCGGAGGCCCTGGCGAAGACACCACGGTCGCCGACGTGGTGCTCGACGTTGCAGATGACGCCTCCCTCAGGCACGGAGCGGAGCGGGAGGACGTTACCAACGGAGAGGGTGGCGCGGCGTCCGCAGTAGACGAACTGGCCGGTGTACATACCCTCGGCGGCGACGAAGAGCTCCTTCTGGTGCTTGTACCTGAACGGGTGGCGGAAGGTCACCTTGGCCAGCGGCGCACCACGCCCCGGGTCGTGGATGACATCGGTGACGACGCCCTTGAGGTACCCGTTGCGCTCGCCGAAGTCGAGCGACCTGAAGCGGGCGGGGCCCTTGCGGTGGTGGGTGTGGGACTTGAAGACGGAGCCCGCACCCTTACGCTGAGCGCGGATCACGCGACCcatctcggcggcggcggcggcggagtggcggcggcggcgaggggaatgGGTGGGCAGCTGGGCTAGGGTTCGACCAGGAGGAAGAGGGAGCAATATATAGGGTGCGGCACGGGCTTTGTGGTTTGATTACCCTATAGGGTGGACGGTCGGGATGGAGGATGGGGCGCGTCTCGGCCGTTGGATTCGTTTGGGCAGGCAGTAGGACCACAACGTCAGTGACATAGCGTCGCCGGGCCGTGCTGTGAGGGACTGACGAAATGAGGAGTGGACTGGGCTGTAATGGGCCGGTTTGTTAGTGTAGTGGACTAGTGGGAATGAGAAATGGGCTGGTAATAGGCCGAGTTCTCTTTGTACCATTCTGGCTCCGCCCGTTTGAAGTGATCAAAAAGTTGTGGTGTTGGGGATTCTCAAAAAAACAAAAGTTGTGGTGTTGGGAGCGGCGAGCGAGCTGGAGCGCGCCTTTTTGTGCTACGGGACGAGAAGAAGGTCGACCAATGGAGAAGGCAGATGTTGAAGAACATAATTTTCTTTGGACGTGAAGAATTTGCACACGAGCTCAAATGCTTTTTGTGAACAGTAAAACCAGGAAAGATAGTAAAATAAATTATCCGATTTTTTTGTAACCTTTGACAAATGTACTATGTGCTTGCAAAAAATTATCATGAATGAACATTtctggaagtcgtggcaaaaaagacaaaatcaataCTTCAAAAATGctatttttgaaagcattttggagtacttttttaattatttttttgccatgacttccacgaaaGTCATTTCGTGACAAAAATTTCAAGCATAGAAAACATTTGTTAAAGGTTACCACAAAAagaaatcattttttttcttttgattttactgttcatcccaGTTCATTTAAGCTCGGGAGCAAAAAAACACTTtcgattttctttctttctttatatAAAGACTACCCCATATACTATTAATTTATGATAATGTTCTTATGATCATTCTTCACAGCACATGTCACCCAAGGCAAAGACACTACTAACCTACTACTAACGCAACCATCATCGTGGAACGCTACACTTACGGACAGAATTGGTTACAGGAAGGGTACGGGCTGATGTGGAGAAATATCAGGGGTTAGTTTAGATTTATAGTGGCCCACAATGGAAATTAGGGTGGGGCAGAGGATTAATAGGAAGGGGACACGTATGTCCGTAACCTTCTTCCCGTGATAACTCGCCCGTAGGTCTAGTATTTTCGTGGCAAGTGGTATAGGCACCTTTTTATGTTTTTTGCTTTGTATGAACTATAGTCTATTGCATTTCATCACTATACCTTAAAGTCAGACCTAATTATATCAGATCTATGCATACTAATAAAGGACGGTGCGTTCGGGATTTTTGGTCCGTTCGACCTAGGTTGAAGAAGTTACCCCGCCTCAACAGTGAGAGTGTCTCAAGTTACAACGAAATCATAAATACACTCAAAACTCTACCATGGCGGAAAATAAATCTCGAGAAACTACAAAGAAACACGACGCCAAAAATGCCTCGC encodes the following:
- the LOC123102523 gene encoding 60S ribosomal protein L8; its protein translation is MGRVIRAQRKGAGSVFKSHTHHRKGPARFRSLDFGERNGYLKGVVTDVIHDPGRGAPLAKVTFRHPFRYKHQKELFVAAEGMYTGQFVYCGRRATLSVGNVLPLRSVPEGGVICNVEHHVGDRGVFARASGDYAIVISHNPDNGTSRIKLPSGAKKIVPSSCRAMIGQVAGGGRTEKPMLKAGNAYHKYRVKRNSWPKVRGVAMNPVEHPHGGGNHQHIGHASTVRRDAPPGQKVGLIAARRTGRLRGQAAASAAKADKAT